TTCTTACTATCCGCAACCCTATTGCCAAGCCAACGAGCACCACGCCGGAGACTTCCTCCGGCATAGGAATTAATTCGATGACGCGCCTTGCGGCAACTATCGATGCTCGGCTGGAGGCAGGTCGTGTCGATGAATACTGGGAGCTCACGCTCGCGCTGCCCCCGTCTGCGCATGAAGAACGTTAGTTCAGCCACCTTCGCTGGCAGCGCCACCATTCCTTTACTACACTTACGTATGTTTCTTATAAATCCGGTTTTTATATAAAGGAGTCGTGCAATGCAGGCTGCCCTCGCTAGCTTTCTCGCGCCCCTCATGCTGTCCGCCTCTCTCTTTGGCGCAGACCTCACCCCCGGCGATCTTCCGCAAAACAATAAGTACGAGTCCTCGGCAGAGCTCGTCTTCGGCTGCCCAGCCCCATGGTGCTTCAAGTAAAAACTTCGCTGCTCCTAGTCGATGATGATCCACTAGTCATCGAGGCACTCGGCCACTATTTCGCTGCGGCCGAAGATATGGAAATCAGCGCCGTCGCAGAAAATGGGAAAGCCGCATTACAGCAGCTAGAACAACACGATGTCGATGCCGTCATCGCGGATATTCATATGCCGGAGATGGACGGCACAGCATTGCTGCGCGAGCTTAATGAGCTGCCTAATCCACCGGTATTCATTGCTATGACCGCAATGGATAATGACGACACCCTAAGGGAAGTCCTGTCCAATAAGGCGGCAGCCTATATCCTAAAAAGCTCGAAGCCGGCCTATATTTTGGACACGGTGCGCGAGGCCGTCCGCGGCGGCACGGTCGTGGCTCCCCAACCTTTAACGCGCTTATTCCAACAAATGCCTGGCTGGAGCGAAAACGATACTCAATCTACGTCTGCGGTTTCCGCCTCTGAGCACCATATTTCGCCTGCTCAAGCTCAGATTCTCGATTTAGTATGCGAGGGAAAATCCAACGAAGAGATCGCAAAAAGCACTCACTATGCTCCGGGAACGGTAAAGAAATATGTTTCTAGCCTGTTAACCGAATTTCACGCCAAGTCTCGTCTCGAACTAGCGGTCAAGGCACTAAAAGCGGGGTACGGCAAATAGCTGTATAGGCGTGAATGGCTCTCACCCCTAATCGTGGCCCCACCCCCCTTAAAACCCCACATGCTGGGGTTTTCTTTTTTACCTTTATACCCCCACTGCCGATTTTGCTACCGAGACTAGCATCACTATATCGACAACCCTATAATTGATTTCACACACAACTACATAGCATTTCCCGCGCATCATTCGGCGTCATTCGGCCGGTGATGCCCTTGCTAGGACCGGTATAGGAAACCACTACTGGGCTTTCATTCCTGCCTCCCCCCTAGCTCCACATCGCCATAGTGTAGAAAGCAGGTGAGTGTTGAACACCAACTTGGCACGCGTCCGCCGCCATAGCGACAGGCCCCCGGTCCTCACTACCGGTAGCACTATGGCTTGCTGATTCGCTTGGTTTAAACCACCGAGCAGCGGCGCGCGCAACCCGCGTGTTCCACTCATTGCCAGGTATGCGGAGACCTAATCGCCGCATGCTTTCTAACTTTCATAGACTTACCAGCCACTTTCTGCCCCCGGCGCTAAAAGTCACAGAACAAAGGCCACACCGCGGTGTGGGTTGGCCACCAACCTGGAAGTACACGTTTCGAAAAAGAGGTTGAATTTCACATGACTTCTCCCGCATACACCCGCACGCCACTATCTGATGATGTTGAGGCCGTACTGCCTGCCGCCATTAAGCGCGCACAAGGCTGGCTCGATTCGACCGCGGATGAAAAGGACAAGGCCACCGAGCAGCTCGCGGAGCTGTTGCGCGATGACAATGGCGTGAAGTTCACCATGGACTTCGTTGACCGCGTCATGCGCCCAAAGGATGACAAGGTTGCAGCCAAGGCGCTGAAGGACATTTCTTCCCAGTACGATCCTTCCTTCTTGGGCAGCATCAATGGCGCGCTCGTCGGTGCCGGCGGTTTCTTCGGCCCGATCCTGCCTAACCTGGTTATGCCGGTAGCGCGCCTGTACATGCGCAAGATGGTTGGCCACTTGGTGCTGGACGCGGAATCGGATGCACTCAATGACACCCTGGAAAAGGCCGCCGCTTCCGGCGAACAATTGAACCTCAACCTCCTGGGTGAGGCCGTCCTTGGTGAAGAGGAAGCACAGTCCCGCGCGCGCCGCACGCTGGACCTCATCAAAAACCCGCGCGTGACCTACGTATCCGTCAAGGCGTCCTCGATGGTGGCGCAGCTGAACAACTGGGACATCGGCAGTTCCGTAGAGCGATTGAAGGACCGCCTGCGCCCGCTCTACCAGGAGGCCGCACGCCGCAACCCACAGGTCTTTATCAACATGGACATGGAGGAATACCACGACCTCCACCTGACGCTGCGCCTTTTCAAGAGTCTTTTGAGCGAGCCGGAGTTCAAGAACCTGGAATCCGGCATCGTGTTGCAGGCTTACCTGCCCGATACCTTCGATGCCCTCCAGGACATCGCGGAATTTGCCAAGCAGCGCGTGGCAGAGGGCGGCGCCAAGGTCAAGGTGCGCATTGTAAAGGGCGCCAATCTATCTATGGAGACCGCAGAAAGCGAGGTCCACGACTGGCCGTTGGCTACCTACACCAACAAGCTGGACGTAGACGCTAACTACTACCGCCTGCTGGATTACATCCTGCAGGAGGAATTCGCGGACTGCATCCGCATCGGCGTGGCCAGCCACAACCTGTACACCGCCGCCATGGCCTACGAGCTGGGCGTAAAGCGCGGCGTGCTGCACATGCTGGATTCTGAGATGCTGCAGGGCATGTCCCCGGCACAGCAGGCAGCGGTGCGCAAGGTCTACGAGGGCCGCCAGATCCTCTACACCCCCGTGGTGCACGCGGATGATTTCGACGTCGCCGTATCCTACCTGGTGCGCCGCTTGGAGGAAAACTCCGCGCCGCAGAACTTCCTTTACGCCCTCTTCGCCCCGGGCGAGGAGCCACTGGCAAGCCAGGAAGAGACCTYCCGCAAGGCAGTT
This is a stretch of genomic DNA from Corynebacterium accolens. It encodes these proteins:
- a CDS encoding response regulator transcription factor, translating into MVLQVKTSLLLVDDDPLVIEALGHYFAAAEDMEISAVAENGKAALQQLEQHDVDAVIADIHMPEMDGTALLRELNELPNPPVFIAMTAMDNDDTLREVLSNKAAAYILKSSKPAYILDTVREAVRGGTVVAPQPLTRLFQQMPGWSENDTQSTSAVSASEHHISPAQAQILDLVCEGKSNEEIAKSTHYAPGTVKKYVSSLLTEFHAKSRLELAVKALKAGYGK